ACCTAACGCTATCGCACCACCATTGACATTTACTTTTTCATGGTCAAGGTTTAAGTGACGAATAACTTGAAGTGATTGTGAAGCGAACGCCTCATTTAACTCATATAATCCGATGTCGGAAAGCTCTAAGCCTGCCATTTTTACCGCTTTAGGAATTGCTTCTACAGGGCCAATCCCCATTACTTCCGGTGCAACTCCTGCTACAGCAAATGAACGGAATTTTACAAGTGGAGTTAATCCATCTGCTTCTGCTGTTTCTCGGTCCATCACAAGTACAGAAGCTGCTCCATCACTCATTTGAGATGCGTTACCTGCTGTTACCGTACCTGTTGTGCTAAATGCAGGACGCAAGTTCCCTAATGCATCAACTGTCGTTTCTGGTCTGACCCCTTCATCTGTGTCTAAAACAACTTCTTTTTCAACTAATTTATGTTTTTCGTCTACTGAGCGAAGAGTTACTGGAACTGGGACTATTTCATCTTTAAATTTCCCTTCTTTAATTGCATTCGCTGCACGTTTATGACTTTCTACAGCAAAAGCATCTTGATCCTCACGGCTTATTTCATAGCGTTTTGCTACTTCTTCCGCTGTGTGACCCATGCCCATATAATATTCTGGAGCATTTTCTACAAGTGTTGGGTTTGGAGCAATAACATGCCCACCCATTGGGATTAAACTCATAGATTCTGCACCGCCTGCAAGAACTGACTTTGCGTTGCCTAGCATAATTCGTTCTGCACCATAAGCAATACTTTGTAAACCAGAAGAACAATATCTGTTGATTGTAATTGCTGGCACTTGTTCAGGCAGACCTGCTAATGCAGAAATGTTACGCGCCATATTCATCCCTTGCTCAGCTTCTGGCATTGCACATCCGATGATGACATCATCAATTCTACTTGCATCAAAATCGTTTGCTCTTTTTAATGTTTCTTTTATGGTGATAGCCCCTAAATCGTCTGGGCGTACATCTTTAAAAGTTCCTTTTTTCGCTTTTCCTGCAGGCGTCCTTGCACCTGCTACGATGACCGCTTCTCTCAAGAACTTCCCCTCCTTTAGTCGACTTTTCATTAGTTACGTAACGGTTTGCCTTTAGCTAACATGTGTTGCATTCTTTGTTGTGTTTTTGGCTCTCCTACTAAGCTTAAGAATGCTTCACGCTCAAGGTCTAATAAATATTGTTCATCGACTTTTGTGCCTTTAGGGACACGACCGCCTGCTAAAACAAACGCGAGTTTTTCAGCAATCTTAAGATCATGATCAGAAATATGCCCTCCAAAGTGCATCGTTTTTGCTCCAAGTAGCATCGTTGCGTAACCTGTTTCACCGACAACTGGAATGGCATCACGTTTTGGCGACTGATATCCGCTTTCTGCTAAATATAATGCTTTTTGTTTTGCATCATGTAATAAGTGATCGCCATTCAGACTTACACTGTCTTGTGGACGTAAGAATCCAAGCTTTTGTGCTTCATGTGCACTTTTACTTACTTTTGCCATTGCAATCGTTTCGAATGTTTGGTTCGCAATTGCCTGTAAATCAATTTGCGCACCTTCTGGTAAACGGTTTAAGTGACGAAGGTAAAGCTCTTTATTTCCTCCACCACCAGGGATTAATCCGACACCGACTTCAACAAGACCCATGTATGTTTCTAAAGAGGCTTGCATACCTGCTGCTGGAAGTGAGATTTCTGTCCCTCCACCAAGTGTCATTTGGAATGGTGCTACAACAACTGGCTTTGCGGAGTAACGAATCTTTGCCATCGAGTTTTGGAACTGACGAACAACTAAATCAATCTCAGGGAAGTTCATGTCTTGAGCTTCCATTAAAATCATCATTAAGTTCGCACCAACACAGAAATTTTTCCCTTGGTTATTAATGACAAGTCCTTTGTAGTTCTTCTCTACTTCTTCAACCGACTTATTAATCATTTGCATAACGTCTAAGCCAATTGAGTTGTTTGGTGAGTGGAATTCCAAACATGCGATACCGTCTCCTAAATCCACAAGAGACGCACCTGTATTTTTCATCACCACATTTTCTCCACCATCTTTAAGCGCTTTCAAATTTATAACTTTTGGATTGATATCGGCTTTGACATATTCACCGTTATGATAATAATCGTCATACCCTTGATAGAATGACGTTATGCCACTCTCGAGCATCCCTTTGACCCAGGCTGGTACTGTTTCACCTTCTTCTTCCATACGTTGGACGGATTTTTCTATACCAATCGCATCCCACGTTTCAAAAGGACCAAGCTCCCAGCCGAATCCCCATTTCATTGCGAGGTCAATCGAATTGATTGAATCTGCAATTTCTGTACGTTTTTCTGCTGAGTAAAGTAACACAGGTTTTAAAATGTTCCATACGAGTTCACCAGCACGGTCGTTTGCGTAAACTAACGCTTTTAATTTATCGGCTTTTGACTTCGCCTGCTTACTTTGCTGAACAGACGGTGCCTTTAGTTTTTTGCGCGGAACATATTCAAGCGTTTCGAAATCAAGCTCTAAGATCTCGCTTCCGTTTTCACCTTTTTTCTTTAAGTAAAATCCTTGGCCTGATTTACTTCCTAACCAACCTTTTTCAGCCATATCTTTCATAAATTGTGGAGGGTCAAAAACGTCTTTTTCTTCTCCTTCAACTTGGTCATACACGTTTTTTGCAACGTGAAGGAATGTATCAAGACCAACAACATCTAATGTACGGAACGTTGCACTTTTTGGACGTCCAATTGCAGGTCCTGTGACTGAATCGACTTCACCTACGGAAAAACCTCGCTTGACCATTTCACGAACTGTTACAAGAAGTCCATACGTGCCGATTCGGTTTGCGATGAAGTTTGGCGTGTCTTTTGCTTCAACGACACCTTTGCCTAACGTGTCTTCACCGAATTTCTTTATGAAGTTGAATACTTCATCTAATGTATCTTCTGTCGGTATCACTTCTAATAACTTCAAATATCTAGGCGGGTTGAAAAAGTGTGTTCCTAAAAAATGTTTCTTGAAGTCGTCAGAACGTCCATCTGCCATTGCTTCAATGGAAATTCCAGACGTATTTGAGCTAACAATACTTCCAGGCTTACGGTGCTCATCAACTTGAGCAAAGACTTTTTGTTTAATTTCTAAGTTTTCTACAACAACTTCAATGACCCAATCTACTTCTGAAAGACGCTTCATGTCGTCCTCCATGTTTCCTGCTTCAATGAGGTCTGCGTTTTCTTTTCTGCCAAGAGGCGCTGGGTTTTGCTTTTTTAATTTTTCAATCGCTTCAGCTGCTAAACGGTTTCTCACAACGTTGTCTTCAAGTGTTAACCCTTTTTTCTTTTCAGCTTCGGTTAGATCTCGTGGTACGATGTCTAAAAGTAGCGATGAAATGCCTGCATTTGCTAAGTGTGCAGCAATTCCAGCCCCCATCACTCCAGAGCCTAATACAGCGACTTTTCCGATTCTGTCAATCATGAAGTACCTCCTTCTTCCCTTTGAATGAATACTCATTCATTTTTTGATGAAAAATTTTTGCACCCTTTTGTGCAGAAATGTTTATCACGAAATGATTACACTTAATACTATATTAAATTTTAACAATTCACGCAATAGTAATAACTGAAAATTTTCTTTATTTCGTCTAAAATATTCAATTTTTGTTGAATTCGTGCGGACAAATAATTATATAGAATATTTTACCATTTAATCCCAGGTGTCTGGCACCTGGAAATGATTAGTAATCCACTTTGGGTAACTGGAGATTATTAGCTAATTCATGACTTCTTCTTTTTGTCATATTTTTTCCCGCATAGGGTTTTATGTTAAGAGAAAAATAATATTGTCTGTTCAAAGGGAAAGACAGTGAGACGAAGTTGTTTTTCCATGTATATGATTGAACATTCCTCTATGTTAAAGCGGATCAAATTTATTGAAGGAGGTAGGATCGATGCAGCAACAAAATGTTGGAATGGGACAACAAGGGCAACAAAATGTGATGACTCAACCACCGAACGTCATTACAAATAAAGACCATTTGTACATTACAGATATGTTGTCTTGGAACTTGTTATCCATGAAAAAGGCACATGATTTTGCAGCAAATTGTCAAGATCCTGATGTTGCTCAAGCACTTGACGATGCCGGAAAAATGCATTATATGCACTATCAAACATTGTTAAATCACTTAAATCAGCAAAATTCATCTCAGCAAAACCAAAGCCCAATGCAATAAGAAAGGAGGACTACGTATGGCACAAAATCAACAGCAAAAAATTCAAAATCCAAAAACACAAGTACCACAAACCCCACAGATGAATGATAGAGATTATATTAATGATATGCTTACAACGGAAAAATACATGACATCGGCATATTCTGTTGCAGCAAATGAAGCAAGTCACGAATCTCTTTATTCAGATATTCAGCAAATTTGTAATGAAGCACAACGCTGTCAGCGAGACTTATTCAACGTCATGTTTGAAAAAGGCTGGTACAGTTTTGATGCAGAACAACAGCAAACACTTAGCCAATCTTATCAACAATTTGTAGGGTATCAATCACAAATTCCGTATAACCAGAATACTCCTATGTCTTAAACAAAAAACGATAAAGCCAGTTTCGTTAGGGAAACTCCCCCATACGAAGCTGGCTCTTTTACATCCTCCTATGAAATTTCCACTATTTATTTTCCATTTTTATGATTAGTGTGGTAAAAATCGACACAACCTAAGCATATGAAAACAGATATGATTCTCTTCATTCTTTTGAATAGTTTTTGGCTTTTAGAGTGGCTCCTTTATAAAGAAACAGCCCATCATCGAAAGGAGGATTTTGGACAAGCAATCTTTGTTAAGGTTTTTATTTTGCTCATGTTTTTATGTTCAGTATTAGTTAGTGGTTGGATCAGTTCCACACTCACGTCAAATACTGGATTCGTAAAAATCTTTGGGTTGTTTATGATCGCAATTGGGTTGCTACTCAGATGTTGGACATACATGGTAACCAAACCTTATTTCTCACGTACAATTATTCCTCAAGAAGATAGGCCTTTGTTTAGTCGTGGACCGTACAGATTTACACGTCACCCATACCATAGTGGATTTTTCTTTATCACGTTAGGAATTACGATGTTTATAAGCGGACATTGGTTATCAATCGTCTCAACATTTTTGTTTATCGGAAGCGCCCTTCATTACCGGATGAGTCTTGAAGAGTCGTACTACCAAAAACAATACGGAGATATTTATCCTGTTTGGTGTAGACACCGCTTCCGCCTCCTCCCATTCCTTTATTAACCACAAAATTGTCGGGGACCTGGTCCCCGACAATTTTGTGAACGTTATTTTCTGAAATACTAGAACCGTTTGTTGCGCTAGGGCACCGCACTTCTTTTTAGCGGTTAACCTAATAAAAAAAATCCGTGAAACAGTTAACCTGTTCACGGATTTTTTCTACCAATTATGAAGACTTCTTCAAGAATCCAGTATACCTTCTGTCAATTAACTGACTTTCAACTTGTTGCATTGTCGTTAATGCAACACCAACAACGATGAGGAGTCCCGTACCACCAATTTGAACAGCTGGCGGAAGACCCATTAACGCACCAGCGATCAATGGCATAACAGATACAACGGCAAGGAATATACCCCCAACAAACGTTAGGCGATATAACAAACGTGTAATATACACTTCTGTCGTTTTACCTGGACGGATGCCTGGAACAAACCCATTTTGTTTCTTTAAGTTCTCAGCCATTTGCTCTGGATTCATTTGAACAAATGTGTAGAAATAGGCAAAGCCAATAATTAAAATTGCATAAACAATCATACCAACTGGCGATGAATAGTCGAATACATTTACAATCCATTGTCCAAAGGCATTTTGTTCACCAAAAAAGTTTGCAACAGTTGGCGGGAAAATAAATATCGACATTGCAAAAATGACTGGAATAACCCCTGCAGCATTCACTTTAATTGGCAAGTGAGTTGATTGTCCACCTGTTGGACGACCACCAGCAGCCATTTTTTTCGCATATTGAACAGGAATTTTTCGTACCGCCTGTTGGACAAAGATAACCCCAACAGTTACAGCAAGAATTCCTAATAAAATTAATACAACTGTTACGATGTTTAAAAATAGTTGGTCACCAGCATCAATAAAATACATGGAGTAAAGCTGGTTCACACCGTTTGGAACGGCTGCAACAATCCCGGCAAAAATGAGGATTGAGATCCCGTTTCCAACACCTTTTAATGTAATGTGTTCCCCTAGCCACATAAGGAACGCAGTACCTGCAGTAAGTGTTAAAGCAATTAACAAGTATGTAGCCACTGTAGGATTTGGAACAAGTCCTGGCATTAAGTTATTGAATCCAATTGACATACCAAGCGCTTGAACAAAAGCAATAACAATCGTTCCGTAACGCGTTACTTGCGCTAACTTCTTTCGGCCTGATTCGCCTTCTCTTGACCATTCTGCAAATTTTGGTACAACATCCATTCGAAGGAGCTGTACGATAATTGAAGCAGTAATATAAGGCATAATTCCAGTTGCAAAAATTGAGAATCTCTCAAGAGCTCCTCCACCAAAAGCATTAAGAAAACCTAGTGCTGCTAATCCATCAAAATTAAGTGCTTCAGCATTCACCCCTGGAGCTGGAATATGTGCACCAATACGAAAAACAAGAAGCATTAGCAGTGTAAAAATGATTTTGTTGCGCAAATCCCCTACGCGCATGATGTTACGTAACGTACGAAGCATAATCTAGCACCTCTACTCTACCTTAATAATATGATTTCCTAATTTAATAGGTTTGTTCTTAATAGGATACCATAAAAGTTCTGAAATTTTTATCTTTTTTTTCATTCGACAAAATTAGTAGTTTTTTATCTCCATTT
The Bacillus shivajii DNA segment above includes these coding regions:
- a CDS encoding acetyl-CoA C-acetyltransferase; translation: MREAVIVAGARTPAGKAKKGTFKDVRPDDLGAITIKETLKRANDFDASRIDDVIIGCAMPEAEQGMNMARNISALAGLPEQVPAITINRYCSSGLQSIAYGAERIMLGNAKSVLAGGAESMSLIPMGGHVIAPNPTLVENAPEYYMGMGHTAEEVAKRYEISREDQDAFAVESHKRAANAIKEGKFKDEIVPVPVTLRSVDEKHKLVEKEVVLDTDEGVRPETTVDALGNLRPAFSTTGTVTAGNASQMSDGAASVLVMDRETAEADGLTPLVKFRSFAVAGVAPEVMGIGPVEAIPKAVKMAGLELSDIGLYELNEAFASQSLQVIRHLNLDHEKVNVNGGAIALGHPLGCTGTKLTLSLIHEMKRRNEQFGVVTMCIGGGMGAAGVFELI
- a CDS encoding 3-hydroxyacyl-CoA dehydrogenase/enoyl-CoA hydratase family protein; this encodes MIDRIGKVAVLGSGVMGAGIAAHLANAGISSLLLDIVPRDLTEAEKKKGLTLEDNVVRNRLAAEAIEKLKKQNPAPLGRKENADLIEAGNMEDDMKRLSEVDWVIEVVVENLEIKQKVFAQVDEHRKPGSIVSSNTSGISIEAMADGRSDDFKKHFLGTHFFNPPRYLKLLEVIPTEDTLDEVFNFIKKFGEDTLGKGVVEAKDTPNFIANRIGTYGLLVTVREMVKRGFSVGEVDSVTGPAIGRPKSATFRTLDVVGLDTFLHVAKNVYDQVEGEEKDVFDPPQFMKDMAEKGWLGSKSGQGFYLKKKGENGSEILELDFETLEYVPRKKLKAPSVQQSKQAKSKADKLKALVYANDRAGELVWNILKPVLLYSAEKRTEIADSINSIDLAMKWGFGWELGPFETWDAIGIEKSVQRMEEEGETVPAWVKGMLESGITSFYQGYDDYYHNGEYVKADINPKVINLKALKDGGENVVMKNTGASLVDLGDGIACLEFHSPNNSIGLDVMQMINKSVEEVEKNYKGLVINNQGKNFCVGANLMMILMEAQDMNFPEIDLVVRQFQNSMAKIRYSAKPVVVAPFQMTLGGGTEISLPAAGMQASLETYMGLVEVGVGLIPGGGGNKELYLRHLNRLPEGAQIDLQAIANQTFETIAMAKVSKSAHEAQKLGFLRPQDSVSLNGDHLLHDAKQKALYLAESGYQSPKRDAIPVVGETGYATMLLGAKTMHFGGHISDHDLKIAEKLAFVLAGGRVPKGTKVDEQYLLDLEREAFLSLVGEPKTQQRMQHMLAKGKPLRN
- a CDS encoding spore coat protein, whose protein sequence is MAQNQQQKIQNPKTQVPQTPQMNDRDYINDMLTTEKYMTSAYSVAANEASHESLYSDIQQICNEAQRCQRDLFNVMFEKGWYSFDAEQQQTLSQSYQQFVGYQSQIPYNQNTPMS
- a CDS encoding methyltransferase family protein; translation: MVTKPYFSRTIIPQEDRPLFSRGPYRFTRHPYHSGFFFITLGITMFISGHWLSIVSTFLFIGSALHYRMSLEESYYQKQYGDIYPVWCRHRFRLLPFLY
- the secY gene encoding preprotein translocase subunit SecY; this encodes MLRTLRNIMRVGDLRNKIIFTLLMLLVFRIGAHIPAPGVNAEALNFDGLAALGFLNAFGGGALERFSIFATGIMPYITASIIVQLLRMDVVPKFAEWSREGESGRKKLAQVTRYGTIVIAFVQALGMSIGFNNLMPGLVPNPTVATYLLIALTLTAGTAFLMWLGEHITLKGVGNGISILIFAGIVAAVPNGVNQLYSMYFIDAGDQLFLNIVTVVLILLGILAVTVGVIFVQQAVRKIPVQYAKKMAAGGRPTGGQSTHLPIKVNAAGVIPVIFAMSIFIFPPTVANFFGEQNAFGQWIVNVFDYSSPVGMIVYAILIIGFAYFYTFVQMNPEQMAENLKKQNGFVPGIRPGKTTEVYITRLLYRLTFVGGIFLAVVSVMPLIAGALMGLPPAVQIGGTGLLIVVGVALTTMQQVESQLIDRRYTGFLKKSS